The sequence GTCCTTCATTTCATTGACGCTGGTGCTGCCCGCCGTGGTGCGGCTGCTCAAGGCCGATGGCCACCTGTTGATGCTGGTCAAGCCGCAGTTCGAACTGCAGCCCGGCCAGATCGGCAAGGGCGGCATCGTGCGCGATGCGGCGCATTTCGAGTTCGTTGAAAAGCGCCTGCGCGATGCCTGCGCTGGATTGGGGCTGGAGGTCAAGGCGTGGCTGGAGTCGCCGATTGCCGGCGGCGACGGCAACCGCGAGTTCTTCATCCACGCCCAGAAAGGGCATGACGTGCAGGGCGAAGACCAGCCGCTGGCGGCCGCGCCGCAGCGAAAAGTGGCCAAGCGGGTGCCGCGCAGCGAGATGCGGGCGTCCTGGGCGCCGCACGAAGATTCCGAACTCGCGCAGGCAGGCCAGCATGGCCCGGCGCGCGGCAAGCGGCGCGACAAGAATTCCGACGACAACTCCACCAGTGATTGAAGGCCCGCGATGAATATTCCGGTCAGTTTTGAATTTTTCCCCCCCAAGACGCCCGAAGGCGCCGACAAGCTGCGGCTGACGCGCCAGGCGCTGTACGCTCACCTGCCGGAGTTCTGCTCGGTGACCTTTGGCGCTGGCGGCTCGACGCAGGAGGGCACATTCAGCACGGTCAAGGCGATTCAGGAAGAGGGCGTGGCCGCCGCCAGCCATTTTTCCTGCGTCGGCGCGACCAAATCGACAGTGCGCGAGCAGCTTGGCGCGCTGCGGGCCATGGGTGTCAAGCGCCTGGTGGCGCTGCGCGGCGACCTGCCCAGCGGCTACGGCATGGGCGGCGAGTTTCATTACGCCAGCGACCTGGTGGCCTTTATCCGCGCCGAGACCGGCGATGCCTTTCACATCGAAGTCGCCGCTTACCCCGAAATCCATCCGCAGGCCAAATCGGCCGATGCCGACCTGAACGCCTTTGCGACCAAGGTCAGGGCCGGTGCCAATTCAGCCATCACCCAGTATTTCTTCAACGCCGACGCCTACTTTCGCTTTGTCGATGACGTGCGGCGGCTGGGCGTCGAGGTGCCGGTGGTGCCCGGCATCATGCCGATCACCAGCTCGACCCAACTGATGCGTTTTTCGGACGCCTGCGGCGCCGAGATTCCGCGCTGGATTCGTTTGCGCCTGCAGGGCTATGGCGACGACACGGCGTCGATCAAAAGTTTTGGCCTGGACGTGATCACCGACCTGTGCGGCCAGCTGTGCGCTGCCGGCGTGCCGGGCATCCATTTTTATACGATGAACCAGGCGGCAGCGACGACCGAGATCATTCGCCGCCTGACGCCGGCCTGATGGCGGGTCTGGTTTTCGCCTCCCGGGGTGGCGCCCTCAAGTGCTGGCTTGCGGCGAGCCTGCTGGCCCTGATGGCGGGCTGCACGACGCTGCCCGCGCCGACCGCAGCGCCCCAACCGGCGCCGGCCTTGTCCCCGGCGGAGTCTTCGGCCCTGGCATCGCCATCGACGTCCGCCGCTGTGGCGTCGCCGCCACCGCCTCATCCATCACGCCTTGCCGACTTCATCGCCCGGCGTTTTCGCAAGCAGGTCGAGAAGCCGCCTCCGGCTGTCGAGACTGAAGCACCAGCGGCGCCCGATGTTCCCGTGGATGAAAAATACCGCTTGACCGGCGCGGCGGCGCTGGAGCTGGAGCGCGGCCATGCGTCCTGGTACGGCGGGCAATTCCATGGCCGGCGCACCGCCAGCGGCGAGAACTACGACAAATACGCGCTGACGGCCGCCCACAAGACCCTGCCTTTCGGCACCATCGTTAGGGTGCGCAGCCTGGCCCTGGGGCGCGAAGTCGATGTGCGCATCAATGACCGGGGGCCGTTTGCCCCGGGCCGCGTGATTGACGTGAGCCAGGCCGCCGCCGAAGCCCTGGGCTTGATGGGCGCGGGCGTGGCCGAGGTGTCGCTGAACGTGGCCGACACCCTGGACAACGCGGCATCGGCTGCTGGCCAGCTCAAGAAAAACGGCAAGGCACCGCGCCGCTCGGCACGCACTCGCCGCTGATTTGCCACCGGGCGCCGCCAGCCGGAATGAACGCCTTGCATGAATGGCGTTTCGGGAAATGCCGGTCCGGCGTCAACCCTGCCATTTGAAGGGTTAAGGAAAACCGGCAGCACCGAGCCGGAGCGTTTACTAGAATTTCAGTAATTCCTGAAACTTCAGTACATCGCACCATGAACCTTGCTCCCCTGACCCAGCGTTTTGTCCTTCACTTCGGCGAGATGGGCAGCCGCTGGGGCATCAACCGCACCGTGGGGCAGATTTACGCCTTGCTGTATGTCTCGCCGCGGGCGCTGAACGCCGACGACATCGGCGAGGCGCTGGCCTTTTCGCGCTCCAATGTCAGCATGGGCCTGAAGGAACTCCAGTCCTGGAACCTGGTGCGGCTGCAGCACCTGCCCAATGACCGGCGCGAATACTTTCAGGCGCCCGAGGATGTCTGGGCAATCTTTCGCACGCTGGCCGAGGAACGCCGCAAGCGCGAGATCGACCCGACGCTGTCGATGCTGCGCGACGCGCTGATGGAAAAACCCTCCGGCGAGGATGACATCCATGCCCAGGAACGCATGCGGCAGATGCACGAGCTGATCGAGCTGATGACCGGCTGGCTGCTTGACGTGCAGAAGATGGACTCCAGCACGCTGATCAGCCTGATGAAAATGGGCGCCAAGGTGCAAAAGCTGCTGCAGGCCAAGGACAAGGTGGCCAGTACGGTGAAGGCCGGCTTCAAGGGCATGGCCTTGCCAGGCACTGGAGCGGCGGCGCCTGCCACGCTTTCCGCCAAAGACGGGAGCTGATCATGGATGGACTTGACGCAGTGCTTCTGGCGCGGATTCAGTTCGCGGCCAACATGACTTTCCACATCCTGTTCCCGACCATCAGCATCTCGCTGGCGTGGGTGCTGCTGTTTTTCAAGCTGCGCTTTGTCAAGACCGGGCAGCAGCACTGGATGGACGCCTACCAGTTCTGGGTGAAGATTTTCGCGCTGACCTTTGCGCTGGGCGTGGTCAGCGGCATCACCATGAGTTTTCAGTTCGGCACCAACTGGCCGGGCTTCATGCAGAAGGTCGGCAACATCGCCGGGCCGCTTTTAGCCTATGAAGTGCTGACGGCCTTCTTCCTCGAAGCCACCATGCTCGGCGTGATGTTGTTCGGCCGGGCGCGCGTCAGTGAAAAAATGCACACCATCGCCACGCTGCTGGTGGCCGGCGGCACGACGCTGTCGGCGTTCTGGATCCTGGCGCTGAACTCCTGGATGCACACGCCGACCGGCTTCGAGATGATCGACGGCAAGGCGCATGTCACGAGCTGGCTGGAAGTCATCTTCAATCCGTCATTTCCCTACCGCTTCACGCACATGATGCTGGCCTCGGGCCTGACCGTGGCCTTCCTGGTGGCGGGTGTTTCGAGCTACCGCTGGCTGCGCGGCGAGCGCGGCGCCGAGGCCATGGCCGGGCTGAAGACCGGCATCTACCTGGCCGCCTTTTTGATTCCGCTGCAGATCCTGGCCGGCGACTTTCACGGCCTGAACACCATGGAGCACCAGCCGGCCAAGCTGGCCGCGATGGAAGGCATCTGGCAAACGCAAAAAGGCGTTCCGGCGGTGCTGTTCGCGCTGCCCGATGAAAAGGCCAAGGAAAATCGCTATGAAATCGCCATTCCCAAGCTCGCGTCGCTCTACCTGACGCACCACCTCGACGGCGAGGTCAGGGGCCTGAACGAGTTCGAAGGCCAGCACCCGCCGGTGGCGCCGGTGTTCTGGGCCTTTCGCATCATGGTGGGCATGGGCCTGCTGATGCTCGCGGTCAGCTGGTCGAGCGTGCTGCAACTGGCGCCCTGGAAGAAAGACCCGGCCCGCAGTATTCGCACCTGGCAGGCCAGGGCCCTGGTGGCCATGACCTTTGCCGGCTGGATCGCGCTGATTGCCGGCTGGTACACCACGGAAATCGGCCGGCAGCCCTGGCTGGTGTCCGGCGTGCTGACCGCCGCCGACGCGGCCTCGCAGGTCGTGGCGCCCAAGATTGCATTCACGCTGTCGCTGTACCTGCTGCTCTATGCCGCGCTCATCGTGGCCTATGTCTCGGTGGTGTTCTACCTGGCGCGGCACAAGACCCAGGCGGACAAACCTTCGGGCAGCGGCATGGAAGACACGCCCAACCCCGTCACCTATCCCGAACAACCAACCAGCCAACCAGGAGCGGCTCATGCTTGACATGGCACCCAACCTCACCCAGGCCGCCGGCTGGATGCCGATTGTTTTCCTGGGCGTCATGGGGCTGGCGATGCTGGCCTATGTGATCCTGGACGGCTACGACCTCGGCGTCGGAATGCTGATGCGCCGCGCCAGCGAGGACGACAAGGACAGCATGATTGCCAGCATCGGCCCGTTCTGGGATGCCAATGAAACCTGGCTGGTGCTGGGCGTCGGCATCTTGCTGACGGTGTTCCCGATGGCGCACGGCGTGATTCTGGGCGCCCTGTACCTGCCGGTGGCCATGATGCTGATCGGC comes from Polaromonas naphthalenivorans CJ2 and encodes:
- the metF gene encoding methylenetetrahydrofolate reductase [NAD(P)H], coding for MNIPVSFEFFPPKTPEGADKLRLTRQALYAHLPEFCSVTFGAGGSTQEGTFSTVKAIQEEGVAAASHFSCVGATKSTVREQLGALRAMGVKRLVALRGDLPSGYGMGGEFHYASDLVAFIRAETGDAFHIEVAAYPEIHPQAKSADADLNAFATKVRAGANSAITQYFFNADAYFRFVDDVRRLGVEVPVVPGIMPITSSTQLMRFSDACGAEIPRWIRLRLQGYGDDTASIKSFGLDVITDLCGQLCAAGVPGIHFYTMNQAAATTEIIRRLTPA
- a CDS encoding septal ring lytic transglycosylase RlpA family protein, encoding MAGLVFASRGGALKCWLAASLLALMAGCTTLPAPTAAPQPAPALSPAESSALASPSTSAAVASPPPPHPSRLADFIARRFRKQVEKPPPAVETEAPAAPDVPVDEKYRLTGAAALELERGHASWYGGQFHGRRTASGENYDKYALTAAHKTLPFGTIVRVRSLALGREVDVRINDRGPFAPGRVIDVSQAAAEALGLMGAGVAEVSLNVADTLDNAASAAGQLKKNGKAPRRSARTRR
- a CDS encoding GbsR/MarR family transcriptional regulator, whose translation is MNLAPLTQRFVLHFGEMGSRWGINRTVGQIYALLYVSPRALNADDIGEALAFSRSNVSMGLKELQSWNLVRLQHLPNDRREYFQAPEDVWAIFRTLAEERRKREIDPTLSMLRDALMEKPSGEDDIHAQERMRQMHELIELMTGWLLDVQKMDSSTLISLMKMGAKVQKLLQAKDKVASTVKAGFKGMALPGTGAAAPATLSAKDGS
- a CDS encoding cytochrome ubiquinol oxidase subunit I, with protein sequence MDGLDAVLLARIQFAANMTFHILFPTISISLAWVLLFFKLRFVKTGQQHWMDAYQFWVKIFALTFALGVVSGITMSFQFGTNWPGFMQKVGNIAGPLLAYEVLTAFFLEATMLGVMLFGRARVSEKMHTIATLLVAGGTTLSAFWILALNSWMHTPTGFEMIDGKAHVTSWLEVIFNPSFPYRFTHMMLASGLTVAFLVAGVSSYRWLRGERGAEAMAGLKTGIYLAAFLIPLQILAGDFHGLNTMEHQPAKLAAMEGIWQTQKGVPAVLFALPDEKAKENRYEIAIPKLASLYLTHHLDGEVRGLNEFEGQHPPVAPVFWAFRIMVGMGLLMLAVSWSSVLQLAPWKKDPARSIRTWQARALVAMTFAGWIALIAGWYTTEIGRQPWLVSGVLTAADAASQVVAPKIAFTLSLYLLLYAALIVAYVSVVFYLARHKTQADKPSGSGMEDTPNPVTYPEQPTSQPGAAHA